In a single window of the Rhizobium tropici CIAT 899 genome:
- a CDS encoding amino acid ABC transporter permease has translation MTFDINVLIGQWPAILSGAGVTIMIWIIGTIAAAIIGFLMAVARQYGGILVDKVLGAIVAVLRGTPFLIQIFLVYYGGPFIGLELDPVPAGLIGISIYGAAYFSEIFRSGFRAVPKGHIEAGECVGLTRGQIIRRILLPEMTMLVLPPCVNMTVILMKETAVLSIITVPELTATLSAIGSQQYAFVEALSALALFYWVLVEVTGWLGNLAETKLSRFRFFNA, from the coding sequence TCCTCAGCGGTGCTGGCGTAACGATCATGATCTGGATTATAGGCACCATTGCCGCAGCCATTATCGGTTTCCTGATGGCGGTGGCCCGGCAGTATGGCGGCATACTGGTCGACAAGGTGCTGGGTGCCATCGTGGCGGTGCTGCGCGGCACGCCGTTTCTTATCCAGATCTTCCTCGTCTATTATGGCGGCCCTTTCATCGGCCTCGAGCTCGATCCAGTGCCTGCCGGACTGATCGGCATTTCGATCTATGGCGCAGCCTATTTCAGCGAAATCTTTCGTTCCGGATTTCGGGCCGTGCCGAAAGGCCATATCGAAGCTGGCGAATGCGTCGGCTTGACGCGCGGGCAGATCATCAGGCGCATTCTCCTGCCGGAGATGACGATGCTGGTGCTGCCGCCCTGCGTGAACATGACCGTCATCCTGATGAAGGAGACGGCGGTCCTCTCCATCATCACCGTACCGGAATTGACGGCGACGCTCAGTGCGATCGGATCGCAGCAATATGCCTTCGTCGAGGCGCTTTCGGCCCTGGCGCTCTTCTACTGGGTGCTCGTCGAAGTCACCGGCTGGCTTGGCAACCTTGCCGAAACGAAACTTTCCAGATTCAGGTTTTTCAACGCATGA